The Rhopalosiphum maidis isolate BTI-1 chromosome 1, ASM367621v3, whole genome shotgun sequence genome has a segment encoding these proteins:
- the LOC113558409 gene encoding glycogen debranching enzyme isoform X1 has protein sequence MGGQSTKIQNKVMDVKPPSNHKMRIVTLEDGHFQDETLYKLKKGWYLEFRLGPSLFGRDITIYTNIPAEGSTFDRKTYRRLDWIREWSSDDITIDDSSLSCLIQMNNAGSFHYYYEHNRQKKGCGYINVDPNLVAGNKDIPLESLQTVSVLTKCLGPFSSWKSKLQVAKESGYNMVHFTPIQELGGSKSSYSLRNQLELNPSFNDTNNQVTFNDVKSLTDEMKTEWNVLSICDIVLNHTANDSPWLLKHPESAYNLVNCPYLKPAYLLDYTLYHFTVEVSKGIWEFFGVPAIVNSEDHLASIRHALLTNVLPKVKIHELFQLNIDKIVAEFQEKVRAGLPPIAKNPESDEELTLIPDPEFGRLTATIDMNKALKLYNIYRSNCFDEDTRLRRCSLEFKLKLETLNNIVFNEVQEHLIAAVDNSIAGIRYFRVQPDGPRLTKVSVTNPLVPRYFTDYEGETAEDVLHSLNGQFVMAHNGWVMGGDPLKNFAGPDSNIYLRRELIAWGDSVKLRYGSEPKDCPFLWNHMQCYVEQIAKIFDGVRLDNCHSTPLHVAEYLLDAARKVKPDLYVVAELFTNSDSTDNIFVNRLGITSLIREAMSAWDSHELGRLVHRYGGEPVGGFKKPLEQPVCPTVAHALFMDQTHDNPSPIQKHSVYNLLPSAALVSMACCASGSNMGYDQLVPHHIHVVEEDRQYMQWSANEINITTGIVAGKKVLNALHYDLGKGGFDQVYVDQIDNDIVCVTRHNSKTHESVVLMSYTSFSNPSNQNGLGKGITVTGRVDNILIETSLQPMILDNTKEFEKDKNKINGLDDYVLSLRQNVTPQECLMLDIIPSVDKVSVRLNFTEKFKPGCVVAVAISPVEKTKIAVEQLLSDIDLVQAVSRLSLSDMNYILFRCPEEDEGNVYDVPGFGKLVYCGIQGFMSVLDLVASNNDLGHPLCENLRNGFWILDYICGRLKRKEFENCPLYQFGDFLERYLQPIRNLPSYLVPCYFEFSLRKVYHALLDRTWSMMPGDIKNGSTFCKYLALASIQFAGVVKSSPLPSLSPNLLAPLLKIQIAPDGLYRPECITLAAGLPHFSSGYMRNWGRDTFISLKGLLLITGRYEEAKYIILGFGGCLRHGLIPNLLDGGNNPRYNCRDAVWWWLYVIQQYVTMVPGGISILDDPVNRIFPNDDSEPTSFEQPLHEVIQEVMLKHFQGLCFRERNAGTSIDAHMKSTGFDNQIGVQPLTGFVFGGNEWNCGTWMDKMGSSDKAGNRGRPATPRDGSAIELIALSKSTVAWLATLKKAQQFKYSGVTRTNKDGSVTTWTYKEWNEKIQKNFETYFWIPEEKYNQKQFEPHPELINRRCIYKDTVGATNKWGDYQLRCNYVVAMAVAPELFNPDHARKALKVVTDELLGPLGIKTLDPSDWAYNGFYDNDNNSTDLNVANGFNYHQGPEWLWPVGFFLKAKLIFSTNKREAISEIQGILSKHFEHIKTSVWRGLPELTNKDGAFCAGSCPTQAWSVATILELFNEKQNIQVRPERTYGSAVLSLITKIF, from the exons GAATAAAGTGATGGATGTTAAGCCACCTAGTAACCATAAAATGCGTATTGTCACATTGGAAGATGGTCATTTTCAAGatgaaacattatataaactgAAAAAAG gcTGGTATTTAGAATTTCGGCTGGGTCCATCACTTTTTGGACGTGacattactatttatactaatataccaGCGGAAGGATCAACGTTTGATAGAAAAACTTATCGTCGTCTTGATTGGATTAGAGAGTGGTCGAGTGATGATATAACTATTGATGATTCTTCATTATCTTGTCTTATCCAAATGAACAATGCTGGTTCTTTTCATTATTACTATGAACATAATAGACAaaa gAAAGGATGTGGTTACATTAATGTTGACCCAAATTTGGTTGCTGGAAACAAAGATATACCATTAGAATCACTACAAACTGTATCtgttttaacaaaatgtttaggACCATTTTCTTCGTGGAAATCTAAGTTACAAGTTGCGAAAGAGTCTGGATACAACATGGTGCATTTTACACCCATTCAA GAGCTTGGAGGTTCAAAGTCATCTTATAGTTTGAGAAATCAATTGGAGTTAAATCCATCTTTCAATGATACTAATAATCAAGTTACGTTTAATGATGTTAAGTCCTTGACTGATGAAATGAAAACAGAAtggaat gtATTAAGTATTTGTGATATAGTGCTGAATCATACAGCCAATGATAGTCCATGGCTATTGAAACATCCTGAATCTGCTTATAACTTGGTTAATTGTCCATATTTAAAACCAGCTTATTTGTTAGATTACACTCTTTATCACTTTACTGTGGAAGTTTCTAAAGGTATATGGGAATTTTTTGGAGTCCCTGCGATTGTTAATAGTGAAGATCATCTCGCA TCTATACGGCATGCATTATTAACAAATGTATtaccaaaagtaaaaattcatGAGctgtttcaattaaatattgacaaaattgtAGCAGAGTTTCAAGAAAAAGTACGTGCTGGTCTCCCTCCAATAGCTAAAAATCCAGAATCTGATGAagaattaacattaatacCAGATCCAGAATTTGGCCGATTAACCGCTACAATTGATATGAATAAAGCATtgaaactatacaatatatatag aagtaACTGTTTTGATGAAGATACTAGGCTACGTCGTTGCAGTTtagaattcaaattaaaattggaaactttaaacaatataGTCTTTAATGAAGTTCAAGAACATTTAATAGCTGCTGTCGATAACAGTATTGCtggtataagatattttagagTTCAACCAGATGGTCCTAGATTAACCAAAGTTTCTGTTACTAATCCTCTAGTACcaag gTATTTTACAGACTACGAAGGTGAAACTGCTGAAGATGTATTGCATTCTTTAAATGGACAATTTGTAATGGCACACAATGGATGGGTAATGGGTGGTGATCCACTTAAAAATTTTGCTGGACCAgactctaatatttatttgcgtAGAGAATTAATTGCCTGGGGAGATAGTGTTAAATTAAG ATATGGAAGTGAACCTAAAGATTGTCCATTTTTATGGAATCATATGCAATGTTATGTGGAACAAAtagctaaaatatttgatgGTGTCAGATTAGATAATTGCCACTCGACGCCATTGCATGTTGCTGaa tatttgctTGATGCCGCTCGAAAAGTTAAACCAGATTTATATGTTGTAGCAGAGTTGTTTACAAATTCAGATTCTACtgacaatatatttgttaatagacTTGGAATTACATCACTTATTCGTG AAGCAATGTCTGCATGGGATTCACACGAACTTGGGCGCTTAGTTCACCGTTATGGTGGTGAACCGGTTGGAGGATTTAAAAAACCACTAGAACAACCAGTATGTCCTACTGTTGCTCATGCTCTTTTCATGGATCAAACTCATGATAATCCATCTCCGATCCAGAAACATtcagtttataatttgttgcCTAGTGCAGCTTTAGTATCTATGGCATGCTGTGCTAGTGGAAGCAATATGGGTTATGATCAACTAGTTCCACATcat atACATGTTGTTGAAGAAGATAGACAATATATGCAATGGTCagctaatgaaattaatattactacagGGATAGTAGCAgggaaaaaagtattaaatgcaCTTCATTATGATCTGGGAAAAGGTGGTTTTGACCAAGTTTATGTAGATCAAATTGATAATGATATTGTTTGTGTGACACGTCATAATAGCAAAACACATGAGAGTGTTGTACTTATGTCATATACTTCTTTTTCAAATCCATCTAACCAAAATGGTTTAGGAAAAGGGATTACTGTAACTGGAAGAGttgataatatactaattgaaACTTCATTGCAACCAat gataTTGGACAATACTAAAGAATttgaaaaagataaaaataagatcAATGGACTAGATGATTATGTATTGAGCTTAAGACAAAATGTTACTCCTCAAGAATGTTTGATGTTAGATATAATACCTTCAGTTGATAAAGTTTCTGttagattaaattttactgAAAAATTTAAACCTGGTTGTGTAGTAGCAGTTGCTATTTCCCCAGTGGAGAAAACGAAAATAGCTGTTGAACAGTTATTATCTGATATTGATTTAGTACAAGCAGTGAGTCGTTTATCTCTATCTgacatgaattatattttgttcagaTGTCCTGAAGAAGACGAAGGAAATGTTTATGATGTACCAGGATTTGGTAAATTGGTGTATTGTGGAATCCAAGGATTTATGTCAGTTTTAGACTTAGTGGCttcaaataatgatttagGTCATCCACTATGTGAAAATCTCCGAAATGGATTTTGGATTCTAGATTACATATGTGGACGTTTAAAACGTAAAGAATTTGAAAACTGCCCATTATATCAATTTGGAGACTTTTTAGAAAGATATTTACAGCCTATTAGGAACTTGCCATCATATTTAGTTCCctgttattttgaattttctttgAGAAAAGTATACCATGCTTTGTTGGACCGAACATGGTCAATGATGCCTGGAGATATAAAAAATGGTtctacattttgtaaatatttagctCTTGCTTCGATTCAATTTGCTGGAGTTGTTAAATCTAGTCCTCTTCCAAGTCTTTCGCCAAACCTTTTAGCACCTTTACTCAAAATACAAATAGCACCTGATGGATTATATCGTCCAGAGTGTATAACACTTGCAGCTGGATTACCACATTTTTCTAGTGGTTACATGAGAAATTGGGGCAGAGATACTTTCATTTCGTTGAAAGGATTGTTGCTGATTACTGGCCGTTATGAAGAAGCcaa gtacATTATCTTAGGATTTGGCGGTTGTTTAAGACATGGCCTTATTCCAAATCTATTAGATGGAGGTAATAACCCACGTTATAATTGTCGTGATGCTGTTTGGTGGTGGTTGTATGTAATTCAGCAGTATGTTACAATGGTACCTGGAGGTATAAGTATTTTGGATGATCCAGTAAACAGAATTTTTCCAAATGATGATTCTGAACCCACATCATTT GAACAACCATTACATGAAGTAATTCAAGAGGTTATGTTAAAACATTTCCAAGGGTTATGTTTTCGTGAACGTAATGCTGGAACTTCTATTGATGCCCACATGAAAAGTACAGGTTTTGATAATCAAATTGGAGTACAACCCCTAACTGGCTTCGTGTTTGGTGGTAATGAGTGGAATTGTGGTACTTGGATGGATAAAATGGGCTCTTCAGATAAAGCTGGTAACCGAGGACGACCTGCAACTCCTCGTGATGGATCAGCTATAGAGTTGATTGCATTGTCGAAGTCAACTGTAGCATGGTTAGCTACATTGAAAAAAGCTCAGCAGTTTAAGTATTCAGGAGTTACCCGTACAAATAAGgatg gaTCTGTAACTACATGGACATATAAAGAATGGaatgaaaaaattcaaaaaaattttgaaacataCTTCTGGATACCTGAGgagaaatataatcaaaagcAATTTGAACCTCATCCAGAACTTATTAACCGAAGATGTATTTATAAGGATACAGTTGGCGCAACAAATAAATGGGGAGACTATCAACTACGATGCAATTATGTTGTAGCAATGGCAGTG gCACCAGAGTTATTTAACCCAGATCATGCAAGAAAAGCTTTAAAAGTAGTAACAGATGAGCTCCTAGGGCCACTTGGTATAAAAACTTTAGATCCATCTGATTGGGCGTACAATGGCTTTtacgataatgataataattctacTGATTTAAATGTAGCCAATGGTTTTAATTATCATCAAGGACCA GAGTGGTTGTGGCCTGTTGGTTTCTTTTTAAAAgcaaagttaatattttctacaaaTAAGCGAGAAGCTATATCTGAAATTCAAGGTATATtatctaaacattttgaacatataaaaacatcagTTTGGAGAGGCTTACCCGAATTAACCAATAAAGATGGAGCTTTTTGCGCTGGATCATGCCCAACTCAAGCATGGAGTGTTGCTACAATTCTTgag ctgtttaatgaaaaacaaaatattcaagtgCGACCTGAGCGTACTTATGGATCAGCAGTATTGTCATTGatcaccaaaatattttaa
- the LOC113558409 gene encoding glycogen debranching enzyme isoform X3: MDVKPPSNHKMRIVTLEDGHFQDETLYKLKKGWYLEFRLGPSLFGRDITIYTNIPAEGSTFDRKTYRRLDWIREWSSDDITIDDSSLSCLIQMNNAGSFHYYYEHNRQKKGCGYINVDPNLVAGNKDIPLESLQTVSVLTKCLGPFSSWKSKLQVAKESGYNMVHFTPIQELGGSKSSYSLRNQLELNPSFNDTNNQVTFNDVKSLTDEMKTEWNVLSICDIVLNHTANDSPWLLKHPESAYNLVNCPYLKPAYLLDYTLYHFTVEVSKGIWEFFGVPAIVNSEDHLASIRHALLTNVLPKVKIHELFQLNIDKIVAEFQEKVRAGLPPIAKNPESDEELTLIPDPEFGRLTATIDMNKALKLYNIYRSNCFDEDTRLRRCSLEFKLKLETLNNIVFNEVQEHLIAAVDNSIAGIRYFRVQPDGPRLTKVSVTNPLVPRYFTDYEGETAEDVLHSLNGQFVMAHNGWVMGGDPLKNFAGPDSNIYLRRELIAWGDSVKLRYGSEPKDCPFLWNHMQCYVEQIAKIFDGVRLDNCHSTPLHVAEYLLDAARKVKPDLYVVAELFTNSDSTDNIFVNRLGITSLIREAMSAWDSHELGRLVHRYGGEPVGGFKKPLEQPVCPTVAHALFMDQTHDNPSPIQKHSVYNLLPSAALVSMACCASGSNMGYDQLVPHHIHVVEEDRQYMQWSANEINITTGIVAGKKVLNALHYDLGKGGFDQVYVDQIDNDIVCVTRHNSKTHESVVLMSYTSFSNPSNQNGLGKGITVTGRVDNILIETSLQPMILDNTKEFEKDKNKINGLDDYVLSLRQNVTPQECLMLDIIPSVDKVSVRLNFTEKFKPGCVVAVAISPVEKTKIAVEQLLSDIDLVQAVSRLSLSDMNYILFRCPEEDEGNVYDVPGFGKLVYCGIQGFMSVLDLVASNNDLGHPLCENLRNGFWILDYICGRLKRKEFENCPLYQFGDFLERYLQPIRNLPSYLVPCYFEFSLRKVYHALLDRTWSMMPGDIKNGSTFCKYLALASIQFAGVVKSSPLPSLSPNLLAPLLKIQIAPDGLYRPECITLAAGLPHFSSGYMRNWGRDTFISLKGLLLITGRYEEAKYIILGFGGCLRHGLIPNLLDGGNNPRYNCRDAVWWWLYVIQQYVTMVPGGISILDDPVNRIFPNDDSEPTSFEQPLHEVIQEVMLKHFQGLCFRERNAGTSIDAHMKSTGFDNQIGVQPLTGFVFGGNEWNCGTWMDKMGSSDKAGNRGRPATPRDGSAIELIALSKSTVAWLATLKKAQQFKYSGVTRTNKDGSVTTWTYKEWNEKIQKNFETYFWIPEEKYNQKQFEPHPELINRRCIYKDTVGATNKWGDYQLRCNYVVAMAVAPELFNPDHARKALKVVTDELLGPLGIKTLDPSDWAYNGFYDNDNNSTDLNVANGFNYHQGPEWLWPVGFFLKAKLIFSTNKREAISEIQGILSKHFEHIKTSVWRGLPELTNKDGAFCAGSCPTQAWSVATILELFNEKQNIQVRPERTYGSAVLSLITKIF, from the exons ATGGATGTTAAGCCACCTAGTAACCATAAAATGCGTATTGTCACATTGGAAGATGGTCATTTTCAAGatgaaacattatataaactgAAAAAAG gcTGGTATTTAGAATTTCGGCTGGGTCCATCACTTTTTGGACGTGacattactatttatactaatataccaGCGGAAGGATCAACGTTTGATAGAAAAACTTATCGTCGTCTTGATTGGATTAGAGAGTGGTCGAGTGATGATATAACTATTGATGATTCTTCATTATCTTGTCTTATCCAAATGAACAATGCTGGTTCTTTTCATTATTACTATGAACATAATAGACAaaa gAAAGGATGTGGTTACATTAATGTTGACCCAAATTTGGTTGCTGGAAACAAAGATATACCATTAGAATCACTACAAACTGTATCtgttttaacaaaatgtttaggACCATTTTCTTCGTGGAAATCTAAGTTACAAGTTGCGAAAGAGTCTGGATACAACATGGTGCATTTTACACCCATTCAA GAGCTTGGAGGTTCAAAGTCATCTTATAGTTTGAGAAATCAATTGGAGTTAAATCCATCTTTCAATGATACTAATAATCAAGTTACGTTTAATGATGTTAAGTCCTTGACTGATGAAATGAAAACAGAAtggaat gtATTAAGTATTTGTGATATAGTGCTGAATCATACAGCCAATGATAGTCCATGGCTATTGAAACATCCTGAATCTGCTTATAACTTGGTTAATTGTCCATATTTAAAACCAGCTTATTTGTTAGATTACACTCTTTATCACTTTACTGTGGAAGTTTCTAAAGGTATATGGGAATTTTTTGGAGTCCCTGCGATTGTTAATAGTGAAGATCATCTCGCA TCTATACGGCATGCATTATTAACAAATGTATtaccaaaagtaaaaattcatGAGctgtttcaattaaatattgacaaaattgtAGCAGAGTTTCAAGAAAAAGTACGTGCTGGTCTCCCTCCAATAGCTAAAAATCCAGAATCTGATGAagaattaacattaatacCAGATCCAGAATTTGGCCGATTAACCGCTACAATTGATATGAATAAAGCATtgaaactatacaatatatatag aagtaACTGTTTTGATGAAGATACTAGGCTACGTCGTTGCAGTTtagaattcaaattaaaattggaaactttaaacaatataGTCTTTAATGAAGTTCAAGAACATTTAATAGCTGCTGTCGATAACAGTATTGCtggtataagatattttagagTTCAACCAGATGGTCCTAGATTAACCAAAGTTTCTGTTACTAATCCTCTAGTACcaag gTATTTTACAGACTACGAAGGTGAAACTGCTGAAGATGTATTGCATTCTTTAAATGGACAATTTGTAATGGCACACAATGGATGGGTAATGGGTGGTGATCCACTTAAAAATTTTGCTGGACCAgactctaatatttatttgcgtAGAGAATTAATTGCCTGGGGAGATAGTGTTAAATTAAG ATATGGAAGTGAACCTAAAGATTGTCCATTTTTATGGAATCATATGCAATGTTATGTGGAACAAAtagctaaaatatttgatgGTGTCAGATTAGATAATTGCCACTCGACGCCATTGCATGTTGCTGaa tatttgctTGATGCCGCTCGAAAAGTTAAACCAGATTTATATGTTGTAGCAGAGTTGTTTACAAATTCAGATTCTACtgacaatatatttgttaatagacTTGGAATTACATCACTTATTCGTG AAGCAATGTCTGCATGGGATTCACACGAACTTGGGCGCTTAGTTCACCGTTATGGTGGTGAACCGGTTGGAGGATTTAAAAAACCACTAGAACAACCAGTATGTCCTACTGTTGCTCATGCTCTTTTCATGGATCAAACTCATGATAATCCATCTCCGATCCAGAAACATtcagtttataatttgttgcCTAGTGCAGCTTTAGTATCTATGGCATGCTGTGCTAGTGGAAGCAATATGGGTTATGATCAACTAGTTCCACATcat atACATGTTGTTGAAGAAGATAGACAATATATGCAATGGTCagctaatgaaattaatattactacagGGATAGTAGCAgggaaaaaagtattaaatgcaCTTCATTATGATCTGGGAAAAGGTGGTTTTGACCAAGTTTATGTAGATCAAATTGATAATGATATTGTTTGTGTGACACGTCATAATAGCAAAACACATGAGAGTGTTGTACTTATGTCATATACTTCTTTTTCAAATCCATCTAACCAAAATGGTTTAGGAAAAGGGATTACTGTAACTGGAAGAGttgataatatactaattgaaACTTCATTGCAACCAat gataTTGGACAATACTAAAGAATttgaaaaagataaaaataagatcAATGGACTAGATGATTATGTATTGAGCTTAAGACAAAATGTTACTCCTCAAGAATGTTTGATGTTAGATATAATACCTTCAGTTGATAAAGTTTCTGttagattaaattttactgAAAAATTTAAACCTGGTTGTGTAGTAGCAGTTGCTATTTCCCCAGTGGAGAAAACGAAAATAGCTGTTGAACAGTTATTATCTGATATTGATTTAGTACAAGCAGTGAGTCGTTTATCTCTATCTgacatgaattatattttgttcagaTGTCCTGAAGAAGACGAAGGAAATGTTTATGATGTACCAGGATTTGGTAAATTGGTGTATTGTGGAATCCAAGGATTTATGTCAGTTTTAGACTTAGTGGCttcaaataatgatttagGTCATCCACTATGTGAAAATCTCCGAAATGGATTTTGGATTCTAGATTACATATGTGGACGTTTAAAACGTAAAGAATTTGAAAACTGCCCATTATATCAATTTGGAGACTTTTTAGAAAGATATTTACAGCCTATTAGGAACTTGCCATCATATTTAGTTCCctgttattttgaattttctttgAGAAAAGTATACCATGCTTTGTTGGACCGAACATGGTCAATGATGCCTGGAGATATAAAAAATGGTtctacattttgtaaatatttagctCTTGCTTCGATTCAATTTGCTGGAGTTGTTAAATCTAGTCCTCTTCCAAGTCTTTCGCCAAACCTTTTAGCACCTTTACTCAAAATACAAATAGCACCTGATGGATTATATCGTCCAGAGTGTATAACACTTGCAGCTGGATTACCACATTTTTCTAGTGGTTACATGAGAAATTGGGGCAGAGATACTTTCATTTCGTTGAAAGGATTGTTGCTGATTACTGGCCGTTATGAAGAAGCcaa gtacATTATCTTAGGATTTGGCGGTTGTTTAAGACATGGCCTTATTCCAAATCTATTAGATGGAGGTAATAACCCACGTTATAATTGTCGTGATGCTGTTTGGTGGTGGTTGTATGTAATTCAGCAGTATGTTACAATGGTACCTGGAGGTATAAGTATTTTGGATGATCCAGTAAACAGAATTTTTCCAAATGATGATTCTGAACCCACATCATTT GAACAACCATTACATGAAGTAATTCAAGAGGTTATGTTAAAACATTTCCAAGGGTTATGTTTTCGTGAACGTAATGCTGGAACTTCTATTGATGCCCACATGAAAAGTACAGGTTTTGATAATCAAATTGGAGTACAACCCCTAACTGGCTTCGTGTTTGGTGGTAATGAGTGGAATTGTGGTACTTGGATGGATAAAATGGGCTCTTCAGATAAAGCTGGTAACCGAGGACGACCTGCAACTCCTCGTGATGGATCAGCTATAGAGTTGATTGCATTGTCGAAGTCAACTGTAGCATGGTTAGCTACATTGAAAAAAGCTCAGCAGTTTAAGTATTCAGGAGTTACCCGTACAAATAAGgatg gaTCTGTAACTACATGGACATATAAAGAATGGaatgaaaaaattcaaaaaaattttgaaacataCTTCTGGATACCTGAGgagaaatataatcaaaagcAATTTGAACCTCATCCAGAACTTATTAACCGAAGATGTATTTATAAGGATACAGTTGGCGCAACAAATAAATGGGGAGACTATCAACTACGATGCAATTATGTTGTAGCAATGGCAGTG gCACCAGAGTTATTTAACCCAGATCATGCAAGAAAAGCTTTAAAAGTAGTAACAGATGAGCTCCTAGGGCCACTTGGTATAAAAACTTTAGATCCATCTGATTGGGCGTACAATGGCTTTtacgataatgataataattctacTGATTTAAATGTAGCCAATGGTTTTAATTATCATCAAGGACCA GAGTGGTTGTGGCCTGTTGGTTTCTTTTTAAAAgcaaagttaatattttctacaaaTAAGCGAGAAGCTATATCTGAAATTCAAGGTATATtatctaaacattttgaacatataaaaacatcagTTTGGAGAGGCTTACCCGAATTAACCAATAAAGATGGAGCTTTTTGCGCTGGATCATGCCCAACTCAAGCATGGAGTGTTGCTACAATTCTTgag ctgtttaatgaaaaacaaaatattcaagtgCGACCTGAGCGTACTTATGGATCAGCAGTATTGTCATTGatcaccaaaatattttaa